From the Clarias gariepinus isolate MV-2021 ecotype Netherlands chromosome 3, CGAR_prim_01v2, whole genome shotgun sequence genome, one window contains:
- the sgsh gene encoding N-sulphoglucosamine sulphohydrolase encodes MKVCVTLVTLLVLCAGGEGARHALLIIADDAGFETEVYNNTVVRTPHLRALAQRAVVFRNAFTSVSSCSPSRSTILTGLPQHQNGMYGLHQGVHHFNSFDGIQSLPLLLQHANVRTGIIGKKHVGPSAVYPFDFAYTEENGSVLQVGRNITRIKLLVRKFLQEHREEEEKNGGETRPFFLYVAFHDPHRCGHSQPQYGPFCEKFGNGESGMGRIPDWHPEHYTPEQVKVPYFIPDTPAARADIAAQYTTVSRLDQGVGLVLQELRDAGFENDTLVMYSSDNGIPFPNGRTNLYDAGVAEPMIISSPEHRERWGQTSDAYVSLLDITPTLLDWFSVPYPPYSLSGRSTVHLTGRSLLPALSSEPMWDTTYGSQSLHEATMYYPMRSVRHGRFVLLHNLNYRSPFPIDQDLYVSPTFQDLLQRTQAGTPTHWFKTLRQYYYRERWELFDTHSDPAEQNNLASDPQHQAILQLLKDQLVKWQWETEDPWVCAPDAVLEDKMEPKCRLLYNEL; translated from the exons ATGAAGGTGTGCGTGACGCTCGTGACGCTGCTCGTGCTGTGTGCTGGGGGGGAGGGGGCCAGGCACGCGCTTCTCATCATCG CCGACGACGCCGGGTTCGAGACCGAGGTCTACAACAACACGGTGGTCCGAACCCCTCACCTCAGAGCTCTGGCTCAGCGCGCCGTCGTTTTCCGTAACGCTTTCACCTCGGTCAGCAGCTGCTCGCCCAGCCGCTCCACCATCCTCACTGGGTTACCTCAG CACCAGAACGGGATGTACGGCCTCCATCAGGGCGTGCACCACTTCAACTCGTTTGATGGCATACAGAGCCTCCCGCTTCTACTGCAACACGCCAACGTCCGCACCG GCATCATCGGGAAGAAGCATGTGGGTCCGAGCGCCGTGTACCCGTTCGACTTCGCCTACACCGAGGAGAACGGCTCGGTGCTGCAGGTGGGCCGCAACATCACACGGATCAAACTGCTGGTGAGGAAGTTCCTTCAGGAGCAtcgagaggaggaggagaagaacgGAGGAGAAACTCGGCCCTTCTTTCTGTACGTAGCGTTCCACGACCCGCACCGCTGCGGCCACTCGCAGCCGCAGTACGGCCCGTTCTGTGAAAAGTTCGGCAACGGAGAGAGCGGCATGGGAAGGATTCCTGACTGGCACCCCGAGCACTACACGCCTGAGCAGGTCAAG GTGCCGTATTTCATCCCGGACACCCCGGCAGCTCGCGCGGACATCGCCGCTCAGTACACCACCGTTAGCAGACTGGACCAGG gTGTTGGTTTGGTCCTGCAGGAACTGAGGGACGCCGGGTTCGAGAACGACACGCTGGTGATGTACAGCTCTGATAACGGAATCCCGTTTCCTAATGGACGAACCAATCTGTACGACGCGGGCGTGGCCGAACCCATGATCATCTCCTCACCTGAACACCGGGAGCGCTGGGGACAGACCAGTGACGCCTACGTCAGCCTgctcg aCATTACCCCCACCCTGCTGGACTGGTTCTCTGTGCCGTATCCTCCCTACAGCCTGAGCGGCAGGTCCACGGTCCACCTCACGGGCCGCTCCTTGCTCCCTGCGCTGTCCTCCGAGCCGATGTGGGACACGACATATGGCAGTCAGAGTCTGCACGAGGCCACCATGTACTACCCCATGCGCTCGGTGCGGCACGGCCGCTTCGTCCTGCTGCACAACCTGAACTACCGCTCGCCCTTCCCCATCGACCAGGACCTGTACGTCTCGCCCACCTTCCAGGACCTTCTGCAGAGGACGCAGGCGGGCACGCCCACCCACTGGTTCAAGACTCTGCGTCAGTATTATTACAGGGAGCGCTGGGAGCTGTTCGACACGCACTCGGACCCGGCCGAGCAGAACAATCTGGCCTCGGATCCCCAACATCAAGCTATACTGCAGCTCCTGAAGGACCAGCTGGTGAAGTGGCAGTGGGAGACGGAGGACCCGTGGGTCTGCGCTCCGGACGCCGTACTTGAGGACAAGATGGAGCCGAAGTGCAGGCTGCTGTACAACGAGCTGTGA
- the npb gene encoding neuropeptide B, whose amino-acid sequence MMRMVMMVRTVRRAPVSSVRCAVVLAAVLLSCCPADAWYKQATGPSYYSVGRASGLLSGIRRSPYVRRSEPESALEAGESTGNGVGPEPSARHTPVLKNMAVCIKDISPNLQSCEPVQDGWNTLRCRAEVLLALDSVDCLVA is encoded by the exons ATGATgaggatggtgatgatggtgaggaCGGTGAGGCGCGCGCCGGTGAGCTCGGTGAGGTGCGCGGTGGTGCTCGCGGCCGTGCTGCTCTCGTGCTGCCCCGCGGACGCCTGGTACAAGCAGGCCACCGGCCCGAGCTACTACTCCGTGGGCAGAGCGTCGGGTCTGCTGTCGGGCATCCGCAGGTCTCCGTACGTCCGCAGGTCCGAGCCGGAGTCCGCGCTGGAGGCGGGAGAGAGCACCGGAAACGGCGTCGGGCCCGAGCCGAGCGCGCGACACACACCCGTCCTGAAGAACATG GCCGTGTGCATTAAGGACATCTCCCCGAACCTGCAGAGCTGTGAGCCGGTGCAGGACGGCTGGAACACGCTGCGGTGCAGGGCGGAGGTGCTGCTCGCCCTCGACTCGGTCGACTGCTTGGTGGCGTGA